In the genome of Dromiciops gliroides isolate mDroGli1 chromosome 1, mDroGli1.pri, whole genome shotgun sequence, the window aactgatggtatctgaatacagattgaaacatactttttaaaaaatctttatttttcctggggattttttgtctatattttctttcacaacatggctaatatggaaatgtattgtAAGACTCCACATGTAAAaactatattgaattgctagacTTCTCTATAAGGAgtgtggggaaggaagaagggaaagaatttggaactcacaattttaaaaatgaatgtttttacatgtaattggggaaaataaaattatatatatatattggaagACCATAGTCAAGTTGCATGGAGGTGTTCAGAAAAATGGCTGGATTGGGACTCTGGCAGCTATCTCTTCAATTTGCTGTATGTGGGAATACAGAGGGATTTTAACTCTTTACTCCTGGAATTTATGATGTCTACTTACACTTGGCAGTGAGCACATGTGCTATTCTAGAAAAGCTTATAACTCAACTTCAggtatttttatacttttctgatttgtttttcaTTCCAAAAGTATAGAATGACTTCAATTTTATATGGTTGTTACAGCCTTGCCAACAACTTGTTTAGTTCAAATCATCAAAAGCCTCTTGATCTGGATGATGGTTGAACATCAGAAGGTAGCCTCTGAAATGCTTTCTCAGTGTAGATGATAACCAACACTACTCTAAACTATTTAATGGCCTACTAGCATGCATGTGCCTGGAATAATTGGGTTAGGCAGTATAGAGATGAATTAAAGACAAAATTATGATCTAGAAGTCCCACAAAATGTGCCATTTGTTAGGTACAAAATTTTCAGGatatataatagaaattattagttattcttttattcatttctttttcaacttCAATACACACACTTATGAGTCTTTGGCAttctaagcatttcttttgtgttgaAGGAAATATTGTAATGCCTGATCTTTGTACAATGAGCAGTGTTTAAGAAGGGAtacttgatttattttccttttccagtgatCTTAacgtgagaaaaaaaaaaaaaaaaactttaactttgtttaaaaaaatgtccttCAAATTATAATTTAATGTAGGGGCATTATGGTCCAGAAACAATGAGAAAAACCCTGATTCTTTCTTACCAAATTCTTCTGTGAGTGTTGGAATACTCTTTTCTCCAATTGCCATTTTAGGAGCTCATTTTTCCTTTgtcactcagtaacctcttttcttaagttcttttttatcttccttccCAATTTCACCCTTCCAAGCCCCCACTTTGAATTACTTCCACAATCTGCtgccttttttcctatttatgtgCTTCTGggaaaagctggagaaaatcaagaAACATTATTAACTTGGTTCAATAAAAGTATGTGCTAAATAATCTCAACTAGAACGTCACTGTGGAAAGATAATCCTTTTATAATTACTTTATCAtttcaccatagtagcttttgaaaaacattttatctcctctcaaacctcccatggctccttCTCCCCTACCATCTTAACTGAGAACCTTACCTTTTAATTCACTGAAAGAATCTGAGGCCATTTTTCAAAAACTCTCTATTTTCctctcctcatctcatatcattcAATGTTTTCTCctactatttcttccttcactctAGTCTTACTTGAAGATGTGTATTTTCTCCTTCCAAAGGCAAATCTCCATACATTCACAAGTGATATCATCTCATCCCAtcttctttacctaatttttcaaTGATCTTCAAGCTCTTCCTATCTAAAGGTTCCTTAACTCTTGCTTATGAACCCATTCAATTCTTCCCTCATATACACAAAAACTaaacgaaacaaaaaaaccctctgttTATTTAGCTGTCCCCACCAGCAATCTACacatatctttctttccttttgtgagTAAACTTATTGAGAAGGTATTCTACAATTGcagtttctatttcctttcctctccctctataTTTACCTGTCTGTATTCTAGCTTCTAAATTCTTCATTCAAATGAtattgctctcttcaaagttaccaatcattttttaaattgtcaaatgTAACAGCCTTTTCTCAAGTCACATTTCTCTTAATATCTCTGAGGACTTTGACACAGTTTACCAACTTCttttcctggatactctcttcaTCCTAGGTTTGCATGATATTACTCTCTCCTAATTCTTCCTCTACCAATCTGATTGTTGTTTCTCAATGTTCCCTTGTTGTCATTCCCCTCTCTCACTTATCAAATTATTGTAGAAGTCACCACCATTCTCCTGGTCTTTCAGATTTACAGCATAAATGTCATTCTCAACTCCACAATCTCTCCCATTCCCATGAATCTGCTATAtccaatatgtaaaaaaaaattgtagataCTACCTTAGTAATATTTCTCATATGTACAGTCTTCTTTCCTCTGGCACTTCTACAACCTTTGTGCAATATCTCATCAATTCATGACTGAACTACTGCACCAGCCTCCTTGTTGGTCACCCTGTCTCAATTCTCATTCCATTCTCATTCATTCCATATCGGCTATTCAATTGACCATGTAAACATCTTCCCCCTAGaccaaaacattaaataaactCTAAAAAACCCATCTAATGGTCAtttacttccaagatcaaatataaaatatcttttttgatatttaaagctcTCCAAAGACTCATTGCAATTTCATGGCAATGCTTTTCTTGttcttcacacaagacactctatctccagATGGGGCTTTTTTTTGTTAACTAGCTGCCACTCACTGCTGTTGCTGctttttttctacttcctcattttcATCTCATTTTCTCTGGGGCTTTAAAATCTCACCTAAAACCCATTtttccttaagtctttcaaaatcatCCTTAATCCTAATACCATCcatctattgattatttctaatttatcctgtatacatccTTTTGTATACACTTTATTATTTAGACTTATAACTCTCTATACATCTGGTTGTTTATAGGCTGTGTCTCCAATAGATTGTCCTTGAGAGAAGGAatctatttattataattattatttgttattattattttctgccccaagcacttagcacaatgtctttaGTAGACActaaattaatgcttgttgagttggtgaatgactgactgactgactgactgactgaatccTATCTTCAGAGAGTGAAGTTGTTCTAGATCACATTTGGTCAAAAAAGGAAAGGCTTCAAATGTGAGATTTAGTAATTTTTTGATCTTCATTGCAACAGAAATCTTTAGAGGCTAAGAATAAATGAAGATGACATTTGGAAATTAGCATATGAGTAACTAAAGGAATATTACAATAATGATGCAGGACTTCATATATCTAAGCATCTTTGGAGCACCTCTTCCATGGAAAACAAAAGGtctaataatattttcattagtcataatgataatttcatctttttgtgtgtgaagaAAGCAACAGTGGGAAATTTCATATTGATCAGATTATCATCAAGAGAGAGATGCTTGTGCTTGAAAGAAACACTTAGAAGTGATCAATCAATATGATCACatgttaaaatattataaatttgtCTTTGAAAAGCTTACAAATTCAGAATGCCAGCTTATATTCACCCTAGATCTTAGGAGAGCAGATGTCCAAGGACTAAAAACAATAACTTTAGCAATCATGTACTTAAGCACAGCTATCACATTAAACAGTTAATGGTGCCATGCCAAGAGTTACAAATGACTGAATTATAACAAAactaattaatataaataaaaataaataaatatacagaagatgaaatcaaagatgGGTAACATGTCTATAATAAGTGTCCAGAATGATAAAATTCTGTCTCTATAAGGCCATTATTTGCTATTTTTGTTTGCTCTTTGCTATTGCTTTATTGATGTCCTGACTTAGCCATGTTCTAGAAAAGAGGAGACATAAAGAATGGATAGGACTgctgttctgttgttgttgttgttcagtcatttcagtcatgtccaactcttcatgattcagtttggggttttcttagcaaaaacacTGGAGTTATCTTCCATATCCTCCTCCAgcacattttaaagataagaaactgaggtaaaaagggtaAATGActgatccaaggtcacacagccactccAAGATCACATATAAAgtcaggaaaatgaattttcctgattttgtGACCAGTGCTCTATGCCTTTTAAAAGCTTGCTGCCCCCTCCTTCACCATCTAGATTGGACAATTATAACTAGGTTGGAAATGAAAACTGAATTGATAAAAActtaatttgatttctttttgttcatcAAAGAGAATGTTCTTATGTTCTTAGAAAGATTAGAATAAAATATCTAATACAGGGGTCCTCAACCAAAGAGTTTTAGTAAATCCCATTCCTTCCAATACCTTGAGAATCAATACTTTACAATTTCCAGATTGTCTTGTTTCCAGGATGTAGATggaatatatagacatatatacatatataatatttcacacgtcatatatataataaagaaaacCTGCTTCTTAACTCTTTGcttctttcatttccatttccatttccttatgaAACTTTTCTAGGAATGCAATACTAGCATCCCAATATGTTGGTTACAGTCAACTTTATAGTGCaatgaattatatattttttaaaaaatcttaacatATGTTATCTATCTTTCATTAATTTATACTTCTAAttatttccttaaatatcttCAAAGAAATTTTGCTAATTTGGAGCTCTTTCCAAAATTAAAAAGTGCTAATTTCCCCCCCATGATTTTTTATGAAgtgatattaattatttattatttaatgacCATTCTCTATTAAATTTTACAAGTTATATTACATTCTTTTTGGCATTACATGTGACTTTTCTGTCTCTGCTTTTTGAGAAACTGATATTTTATGTCAATGGTGTCTTAGTATCTCAATATTTTCAGAATATCAATTGATTGGCATCAGTTaattatctttattaaatttatCACTCAGtagcaatataaaaataatttgactaTCAATAAAAGATTAATAACTAGTAACAAGGATAATAAGATCAAGTTAAAACCATTACAGATAATTACAGCAATCTTACTCTGTTATGTCTCTATCCCATAAAAATAGTATAGGATCTAGGCTATGAATAATGACAAATCCATGTAAGAGTCCTTGCTCAAAATGACAAGAGAAGGAGGTATGTCATGGTCAAGGAGAATAGGACACAAAGATGCTCTTAGTGTAGCTTTTTGTCTAGATTGGTGGCTAGTTCCTTCAAATCTGATTTGATGGGTTAGCTATTAATAAGCTGAAATAAAAGTTCTATTCAAGTGACCAGATAAACCATGATCCCTTTGAAGTTCCCCTCCTCACTGAATGCCTCATTCTAGTTCCTGTATCATGAGAGAGTGAAGGCCTTGTATCCAACACCTCTATGACTGAAGCTAATGAGTAAGTCaagtggaaataaaaataaaatatttgggaacaaTTTTGTTAGACTTTGTTTCCCTGAACAACTGAATGGCTCTGCATATTGCTGATAATTCTTGCTGTTGATTCCATTGATTGAGGGTCTTCTTAGATtttaagaaaatgtttataaccttttgtgtacatttttgtttttattaaatgcttttcctTGTTTAATAATACTTACTTATTGGGCTCTGCGCAAACCCGGAAGAGCGACAGACAGGACCGGTGTCTGCGGGAGCCGGAGCAGCCGGGACCGGACGGCTCGGAGCCTGGGATGGCAGGTGACTCTGGGAAGATGGAAGACGGCCTCCAAGAGTGGATCGGCAGTGCCTACCTGTTTGTGGAATCCATGATGGAGAAAGTAATTCTGCCTGACCTATACGAAGATTCTCAGTGGAAGCTGGCAATATTTCGGGTCCTTAAATTGGCACTGGCAGGATGCACCGGGAGCCAGGACGGAGCCCAGATTCTAAAGATCCATTGCAGCAACCCGAAGCTTATCGTGCAGCTGAAGTTCTGCGGGCAGGAGCCATGCAGCCGCTTCCTCCGGAGCTATCGCGAGGGGGCTCTGCTGGCCGCCCTCCAGGACAGCCTGGTGGCTTTGCTGGGCCACACCCAGGACCTGATGCTGCACCTGGAGCTTCGCGTGGGCTCTGAGCGCCTGGATTTGATGCTTCAGGAGGAGGAGCGCTGCCTGCGCTGCATCCGACAGGCCAAGCCGGACTGGCTCCGAGACGAGGAGATAGGTGAGCTGGAGGATGCTTTCCGAAGCCTGACCTGCGATCCCGGGGGTGGTAAATACTTGGCCCCAGCCCCAAAGGCTTCAACCCCGGAGGTCCCAGCCCCGAAGACCCCAGCCCACTTGCTCCCTCAGTGCACACCGCCAAAGACCTTTATGTTCCAGGGACAGCAGATTGCTAATCGTCCTCTGAGCCTGGAGGGCCAACAGAAGTTCGCCCGCTCCGTGGGCCGCAAGTGGCGGACGGTGGGCCGGGCACTGAACTGCCGGGCCCTTCGGGAACATGACCTGGACTCCTTGGCTTACGAATATGACCGCGATGGGCTTTACGAGCAGGCCTTCCAGCTGCTGCAGCGCTTTGTGCTGGCGGAGGGCCGCCGGGCCACCCTTCAGCACCTCATCGAGGCTCTAGACAAGAGCAGCCTCACCAGCCTGGCTGAGGACCTGTTGGGGCTTCCGGGGCGCCGGGAACACCAGGaacaagaaggggaagaagattaACTGGTAGAGGAGGCTGCCAAAGGCACTGCCCAGCCCCACCGGCCCCACCTACCTTGAGCCAGCACAATTCAGACCTGTTGGACTAAGGGTGGGATGCCCGATTTGTCTGCAGCTGGGTTAGGGGGCCCGACCTATCCAGGGACAGTGAAGGCCCTACTCTATCTGAGACAGATGGAGGAGAGGTGAAAGGCTGAACTCCTATCCCTCTCCCACCCTTTGATGTGTCTCACACAAAACTGGGCCCTTACCTGAATGTGTGTTAGGCCCTCCTGTTGCCCACCCACCGACAGCTACCCATTGTCTCATCTGAAGTCCAAAGCACTTTGAAGATGTCCCAGTACCCAGCTCCTTGTGTCCCAGAGAAGCTTGTTCTGCAGAACATAGCTGAACCTAATCGATAAAGTAAAGGGTCCTGTCGCTTTGATGTGACAACTGATAGTCGGGGTCAAGGTATGGAGGTGCATTAGGGGAAGCGAAAGAATCGGAGGGAAGGGTTCGATAATAATATTTAGACAGCTGTTCAAGGTTAAAATTGACATGAGACTTTGGGGAAACCaaatagtgccttaaggtttgcaaagaattttacatcttattttatttgatccttataacacaaccctgggaggttggtgctattcttatctccatttttcagatgaggaaaccaaggctgagagaaatgaagtgacttgcccagggtagttGTTCGGTGGTGACCCTgtctgggcttttcttggcagagatgctggagtctttcgacatttccttctccagctcgtttgacgggtggggaggctgaggcgaatagggttaagtgacttgctcagctggtgggtgtctgaggccacacttgggctcgggtcttcctggctccatgaACTCTGCCAATCCAGCTGCTTTTAAACAGGAAAGAACAGTCTCTGCTTTTCTTTGACACTGATGCATATGCTGGAGGCAGGGGAgccagggagaaggggaaaagttaGGGGGAAGAGGGCTCTCCTACACTTCCCCAAagagagtgtgtgtatatatgtatctgtgtatgtatcaGTCAgaaagcattaagtgcctactatgtgccaagtattaaTGCTGAGCTATGGAGATACAGACGGAAACAGGAGCAGTTAACTTAGATTCtaaggggagacaatatacatatctacacatcACTACGAAAGCATGAGGAGCAGATACAAGGTACCCTGGGGTAAGGCCAACAAAGGCTGTCTGCCTAAGGCTGGACTAGAGCTCTCTGGAAGGAGACCAGGGATcctaagaggcagagggaggaaaGCCAGTGAAACAGAGTTAAGGGCCATGGGAAATGACAGGTCTTggatgaggaacagcaagaggtCAGCGTGGCTGAAGCACGAGGTGTGCAGAAGGCAGGAatgaggctggaaaagtaggaagagactGGGCtgtgtaaagggctttaaacCAAGACAGTTTCTATTCGGTCCTACAGGTAGGAAGGAGCCACTGGTGTCTGAGTAGGTGGGTTAAAGTTGCATATGAGGGTTTTTGATGGCggaggaggatggattggaatgggaagagcTAGATGGCTGTTGCAATCATCCAGCATGTATGAGCTCCCCAGCCCAAGCAGTTCTAAGAATGAAGGAGCAGATGAAAACAGTTAGGACTAGATGTTGTGTTGGCTTTAAAAACTTAGTTCGATTTCTTGTCTGCCCCTAAACAAGGCTTAAATTTCCCCATCTTTACACAAATGAGAGTTGGGCAAAGataataggtggtgcagtgaatagagcactgggcctggagtcaggaggaactgggttaagatttggcctcagacacttactatagctgtgtgaccctgggcagatcacttcgccctgtttgccttggtttcctcacctgttagatgggttggagagggaaatggcaacccactccagtatctctgccaagaaaaccccagataggtaCAAGGACTCAGACATGACTCGACAACATCAGTCTCCAGCTTTAAAATCCTGTGATCCAAAGGGACACTATGACTGTAGGGGGTTTTgcgtgttttttttgtttgtttgtttgtttgtgaaaCTCTATTCCTGGTGGCCTTTTGAAGGTTGCTAAACCCTATTCTTTGGTAAGTGTTTGTGGACCAGTGCTTTAATAAAAAATTCCCCCCTAATAATACTTACTTATTGAATCTATGCTAATAATAAAGTGTTTATAATGTAACACCAGCATATGTCTGTTTCTGTGAGGAAACAACTCAATTATGCCAAGTTTATGTGACTAACACTCAGAACCTTATTGATGAAAGTATGAAAGGAGGTACAATTAGTCAGTGGGTCAGGACTAGTATTTAATTTTTGATTCAAGAGAAGAAGATattaatgtaatataaattaataaaatcttatttaaGAAGTGGTATTGACCCACAGAAATAGCTAAGTGTTAAATATCTTAGATTCTGTAGTAACTACAGAAGGCAAAGTACATATATAATGTTTCCACTCCAGAGGGAATTGAATAAACTACTAGTGTGAGCATCAgactaaaataattatttattaatgctATGTTTTGCTTAAATAAACACATTTCCCAGGAGAGGCAGCATAAATTTATTATCTAAGAAACATGATGAAACTAGGATCTTTGGATGAATAGAAAGAtggacaaaatattttatataattatatacgtAATGGCTAATGTTTGTAATGTATTGTTGTCCTCataataacaatataattaaATGAAGCCTTCAAACATATTGGGTAAGCCCTATTTGGAAAACTTATTGGAGGATAAGAACAGGATGTCTAAAAAAATATGTGAATATGGTTGAGTGTCAATCTCCACTTTTGATGGGTGTGTGCACAacaataagatcacagatccattcaaATATTGGACATTCAGATGAGAACCAGAGTAAAAGGGAAAAAGTAAGATGATATCTAGCTTAAATTGATTAGTGCAAATCATCAGAAGCAGACTTAAAATATCTTTGGTTATGGAAAATCTCAGAATATATGATAGTGGAGAAACTGTCAGGGATACATGAAAAATTGTGAATGGGTAAAATGTACGTCGGTATTTAAGAAGTGTAATTActgtttagattttaaaattaaaaaaaaatatgtaacctGACTGCGAATATTTTTGATATCaagaaaaatgctaaaaatatattataaaatagaccatggggcagctagatggtacagtggatagagcaccggccctggagtcaggagtccctgagttcaaatccggcctcagacacttaacacttattagctgtgtgaccctgggaaagtcacttaaccccaattgcctcattaaaaaacaaaaaacaaaaacaaaacaaaacaaacaaagaaaaaatagaccaTGAGCAGATATCTAGAAAAGGTGTGATCACAAACCACTAGCATAACTCATTTCATAACAGAAAATGTCAgattacatttattttcatttttgactcTGAAACCAAAAGTGTTCACCAAgaggaaaatatagaaatagtTGACCGAGGTTAAGcaaatatatgtgaaaatgttCATATTATTCTTATGAGAGGGAAGAGTAAACATATGGTATTTACATAGAAATACAGTTATTGTTGTTTGACCCTCagtctctaagaggaccatgacattaatAAGGCgatgtcatgattttcagtgaATAGGAATTAAGTAAGGGAGGGTTGTACAAAGTTACCA includes:
- the LOC122737124 gene encoding tumor necrosis factor receptor type 1-associated DEATH domain protein-like, which encodes MAGDSGKMEDGLQEWIGSAYLFVESMMEKVILPDLYEDSQWKLAIFRVLKLALAGCTGSQDGAQILKIHCSNPKLIVQLKFCGQEPCSRFLRSYREGALLAALQDSLVALLGHTQDLMLHLELRVGSERLDLMLQEEERCLRCIRQAKPDWLRDEEIGELEDAFRSLTCDPGGGKYLAPAPKASTPEVPAPKTPAHLLPQCTPPKTFMFQGQQIANRPLSLEGQQKFARSVGRKWRTVGRALNCRALREHDLDSLAYEYDRDGLYEQAFQLLQRFVLAEGRRATLQHLIEALDKSSLTSLAEDLLGLPGRREHQEQEGEED